In Rutidosis leptorrhynchoides isolate AG116_Rl617_1_P2 chromosome 2, CSIRO_AGI_Rlap_v1, whole genome shotgun sequence, one genomic interval encodes:
- the LOC139888170 gene encoding uncharacterized protein, which translates to MVPLKVELFIWRTRHKKLPTRVELDKRGMDLDTVRCPVCDNGLESVEHSIILCTFAFDIWNRVYDWWKLGPFTNLSINEFFLGNGYNFTSDLKKQLWQATEWVTGYMIWKSRNAFTFTKTKPTCVMVLKDINLNVTNGSLIGSKASISNGMYG; encoded by the coding sequence ATGGTCCCCCTCAAAGTTGAATTGTTTATTTGGCGTACTCGACACAAAAAGTTACCTACAAGAGTTGAACTTGACAAGAGAGGTATGGACTTGGACACTGTACGTTGTCCGGTTTGTGATAATGGGTTGGAATCAGTTGAGCACTCCATCATCTTATGCACGTTCGCTTTTGACATTTGGAATCGGGTTTATGATTGGTGGAAGCTCGGCCCTTTTACAAATTTGAGCATAAATGAATTTTTCCTTGGGAACGGGTATAATTTCACCTCCGACTTGAAAAAACAGTTGTGGCAAGCCACGGAATGGGTTACTGGATACATGATTTGGAAAAGTAGAAACGCTTTCACTTTCACTAAGACAAAACCAACGTGTGTAATGGTTTTGAAAGACATTAACTTAAATGTTACGAATGGTTCTCTAATAGGATCAAAGGCATCAATATCGAATGGGATGTATGGCTAG